From the genome of Pseudomonas yamanorum, one region includes:
- a CDS encoding TonB-dependent receptor: MFLFKQQLPRLTLAAALAMGVCSNCVMAQEAASQVFSFDIAGGPLDSVLLDISRQTGVMISFNQQLVQGKRSAPIRGDLGSLQAVDKALQGSGLQVSDSEQGLTVHAAAATSTNAVPAAGKSTDYRLEKVTVTGTAIRRVDAETAVPVTILRVEQLREQGVSTTEELINRISANQSSVGSGRSVGSSSGGAAFADLRGIGANKTLVLLNGRRLSNNAVNTTNGSGVDLNTIPFAAIDRVEVLRDGASALYGTDAIGGVINFITKTSLTGGQLSTNYDSPTRSGGGDSHNFSGSYGFGDLADDRFNVFGVVSYDKQTRLAAKDRDYTYNYQPGRGLDFTSGTAAPANWSQGSNATNPLAGSGCNSPGLLSRNGICRQSLWSYLDLVPETEKTSAFAKATGKLADDHTVSLEYFWARNENRTQIGPGTLMGAQVNPGTAFYPGNGITPGPTGFALDPTQPVDVNWRETDAGARKHEDDNTSQRLLLSFEGTVANWDYNVGASYNQNKVVQTILDGYVNDQTISQGIANGVINPFGPQSEAGRALLASSRVDGDYATAVGRVKSIDGRVSREIGDWFGAGPTGLALGGEYRKEDFHQDFAQFAETVQSLGVDPNGAVRGNRSVSAEYAEVNVPVLDSLELSAAVRHDKYSDFGSTTNPKYSFRFQPFKELVVRGAYSEGFRAPSLYELYNPTYTSYTVANYNDPRLCPGGTPANGGIGNRDCAQQFRRQTGGNGSLSPETARNVTFGFVFQPIERLSAGLDFWWITIANQIAEFPESSVFDDPDAYGDRLIRKADGSIDHIVTGLANLGKTKTNGVDVSFDYRFPSTAIGDFGIGLQGTYVNEYKYQQELKGDYIDKLGDFRGGEFSTAGAVARWRHSLTGTWARGPLGVSLTNRYTSGYHDSDPETHDSVGSYNVWDLAGTYNWSKSLAVTLGAKNLFDRAPPFSNQTYAFQSGYDPKYADPFGRILYTRVSYNF; encoded by the coding sequence ATGTTCTTATTCAAACAACAATTACCTCGACTGACGCTGGCGGCGGCGTTGGCGATGGGCGTCTGCAGCAACTGCGTAATGGCCCAGGAAGCGGCCAGCCAGGTGTTCAGCTTTGATATCGCCGGCGGCCCGCTCGATTCGGTGCTGCTGGATATCTCCCGGCAGACCGGCGTGATGATTTCCTTCAATCAGCAGTTGGTTCAGGGCAAGCGCAGTGCCCCCATTCGCGGAGATTTGGGCAGCCTGCAAGCGGTGGACAAAGCGTTACAGGGCAGCGGCCTGCAAGTCAGCGATAGCGAGCAGGGGCTGACGGTGCACGCAGCGGCCGCGACCTCCACCAACGCTGTCCCGGCTGCGGGAAAAAGTACTGACTACCGTCTGGAAAAAGTCACCGTGACCGGCACGGCGATTCGTCGAGTGGACGCGGAAACGGCCGTGCCGGTGACCATCCTGCGGGTCGAGCAATTGCGCGAGCAGGGTGTGAGCACTACCGAGGAGTTGATCAACCGTATCTCGGCCAATCAGTCTTCCGTTGGCTCCGGGCGTTCGGTGGGTTCCAGCAGCGGTGGTGCAGCGTTTGCCGACTTGCGCGGGATTGGCGCGAACAAAACCCTGGTGCTGCTCAACGGCCGGCGCCTGAGCAACAACGCCGTCAACACCACTAACGGCTCCGGGGTGGACTTGAACACCATCCCGTTCGCCGCCATCGACCGTGTGGAAGTGCTGCGCGATGGCGCGTCGGCGCTGTACGGCACCGACGCGATCGGCGGGGTGATCAACTTCATCACCAAGACCAGCCTGACCGGCGGCCAGCTCTCCACCAATTACGATTCGCCGACGCGCTCAGGCGGTGGTGACAGCCATAACTTCAGCGGCAGTTATGGGTTTGGCGACCTGGCAGACGACCGCTTCAACGTATTTGGCGTGGTCAGCTACGACAAGCAGACGCGCCTGGCGGCCAAAGACCGCGACTACACCTACAACTACCAGCCCGGTCGCGGCCTGGATTTCACCTCGGGCACCGCCGCCCCGGCAAACTGGAGCCAGGGTAGCAACGCGACCAACCCGCTGGCTGGCTCCGGCTGCAATTCCCCCGGGTTGCTGTCGCGCAATGGCATCTGCCGCCAAAGCCTGTGGAGTTACCTGGACCTGGTGCCGGAAACCGAAAAAACCTCGGCCTTTGCCAAAGCCACCGGCAAGCTGGCCGATGACCACACCGTGAGCCTTGAGTACTTCTGGGCGCGCAACGAAAACCGCACGCAGATTGGCCCGGGCACCTTGATGGGCGCCCAGGTCAATCCGGGTACGGCGTTCTATCCGGGCAACGGCATCACGCCGGGTCCGACGGGTTTTGCCCTGGACCCGACACAGCCGGTGGATGTGAACTGGCGCGAAACCGACGCCGGGGCGCGCAAGCACGAAGATGACAACACCAGTCAGCGCCTGCTGCTGAGCTTCGAAGGCACCGTGGCGAACTGGGACTACAACGTCGGTGCGTCCTACAACCAGAACAAAGTGGTGCAAACCATTCTCGACGGTTATGTGAACGACCAGACCATCAGCCAGGGTATCGCCAATGGCGTGATCAACCCGTTCGGGCCGCAGAGCGAAGCGGGCAGGGCGTTGCTCGCCTCCAGCCGCGTCGACGGCGATTACGCCACCGCCGTTGGCCGGGTCAAATCCATCGACGGTCGCGTCAGCCGTGAAATCGGCGACTGGTTTGGCGCAGGTCCCACAGGCCTGGCGCTGGGGGGTGAATACCGCAAGGAAGATTTTCATCAGGACTTCGCCCAATTCGCCGAGACCGTGCAGAGCCTCGGCGTAGACCCCAATGGCGCGGTGCGTGGCAATCGCAGCGTCTCGGCCGAGTACGCCGAGGTCAATGTGCCGGTGCTCGACAGCCTGGAACTGTCCGCGGCGGTGCGTCATGACAAATACAGCGACTTCGGCAGCACCACCAACCCGAAATACTCGTTCCGTTTTCAGCCATTCAAAGAACTGGTGGTTCGCGGCGCCTACAGCGAAGGGTTCCGTGCGCCGTCGCTGTATGAGTTGTACAACCCGACCTACACCAGCTACACCGTGGCCAACTACAACGACCCGCGCCTGTGCCCGGGCGGTACACCGGCCAATGGCGGGATCGGTAACCGCGACTGCGCCCAACAGTTCCGCCGGCAAACGGGCGGCAATGGCAGCTTGAGCCCGGAAACCGCACGTAACGTTACCTTTGGCTTCGTGTTCCAACCCATTGAGCGCCTCAGTGCTGGCCTGGATTTCTGGTGGATCACCATCGCCAACCAGATCGCCGAATTCCCTGAGTCGTCAGTGTTCGACGACCCGGATGCCTACGGCGACCGCCTGATTCGCAAGGCTGACGGCTCCATCGATCACATCGTTACCGGCCTGGCCAACCTCGGGAAAACCAAGACCAACGGCGTGGATGTGAGTTTCGACTACCGCTTCCCGAGCACCGCCATCGGTGACTTCGGCATCGGCCTGCAAGGCACCTACGTCAACGAATACAAATACCAACAGGAGCTCAAGGGCGACTACATCGACAAACTCGGTGATTTTCGTGGCGGCGAATTCTCCACCGCTGGCGCCGTTGCACGCTGGCGCCACAGCCTGACCGGCACTTGGGCCCGCGGACCGCTGGGCGTCAGCCTGACCAACCGCTACACCAGTGGCTATCACGACTCGGACCCGGAAACCCATGATTCCGTAGGCTCCTACAACGTCTGGGACCTGGCGGGTACCTACAACTGGAGCAAGTCTCTGGCCGTCACATTGGGCGCGAAGAACCTGTTCGACCGCGCGCCGCCGTTCAGCAACCAGACCTACGCGTTCCAGAGCGGGTACGACCCCAAGTACGCCGACCCGTTTGGGCGGATCCTCTATACCCGAGTCAGTTACAACTTCTGA
- a CDS encoding FecR domain-containing protein: MSLLRPEEAVVEEAARWMALLQSEHASTQERQAFETWCAADIRHRQVIDQMSGGMGLLRNHALRGVPSEHLLHSLKAPSSRRRFVAGSLGVVALAALFLGRRQGWLVDTGELSTGTGERKHFTLDDGSLLTLNAQSRAIARFDAHQRVLELREGELLVDVAKDPARPFVVQTRHGQIRALGTRLLVQRDEASTRLVMLHSRVEVVTQDGARQIVEAGQSMRFDEQHTFGLGPLKGDEAGWSQGRLEIHDRSLREVIDSLRSYRHGILRLNPNVAQLRLSGIYPLDDTDRTLQLLENSLPIRVTYHSAYWVSIEAR, encoded by the coding sequence ATGAGCCTTTTGCGCCCGGAAGAGGCCGTGGTGGAGGAGGCCGCGCGGTGGATGGCCCTGCTGCAATCGGAGCACGCCAGCACTCAGGAACGGCAGGCATTCGAGACGTGGTGCGCGGCTGACATTCGTCACCGCCAGGTAATTGATCAAATGAGCGGTGGCATGGGGCTGTTGCGCAATCATGCATTGCGCGGAGTGCCCAGCGAGCACCTTTTGCATAGCCTGAAAGCACCGTCCAGCCGTCGACGCTTTGTCGCTGGCAGCCTGGGTGTCGTCGCGTTGGCAGCGCTGTTTCTCGGTCGTCGCCAGGGCTGGTTGGTGGATACCGGCGAGCTGTCCACTGGCACTGGGGAGCGTAAACACTTCACGCTGGACGACGGCAGCTTGCTGACGCTGAACGCACAGAGCCGGGCGATTGCGCGTTTCGACGCACACCAGCGTGTGCTGGAGTTACGGGAGGGGGAGTTGCTGGTGGACGTGGCCAAGGACCCGGCGCGGCCCTTCGTGGTGCAAACCCGGCATGGCCAGATTCGCGCGTTGGGTACCCGACTCCTGGTGCAGCGTGACGAAGCGTCCACCCGTCTGGTGATGCTGCATTCGCGAGTGGAAGTGGTCACTCAGGACGGCGCGCGCCAAATCGTGGAGGCGGGGCAGAGCATGCGGTTTGATGAGCAACACACCTTCGGCCTTGGCCCGCTCAAGGGCGATGAAGCCGGTTGGAGCCAAGGACGCCTTGAAATCCACGACCGGTCGTTAAGGGAGGTGATCGACAGCCTGCGCAGCTATCGCCACGGGATTCTGCGCCTGAATCCCAATGTGGCGCAGCTGCGCCTGAGCGGCATCTATCCCCTGGACGATACGGACCGCACCCTGCAGCTGCTGGAGAATTCATTACCGATTCGCGTGACGTATCACAGCGCCTATTGGGTAAGTATTGAGGCCCGTTAA
- a CDS encoding fumarate reductase/succinate dehydrogenase flavoprotein subunit, which translates to MSRKTLELEYDIVVIGGGTAGPMAAIKAKEANRDLRVLLIDKANVKRSGAISMGMDGLNNAIIPGHSTPEQYTKEITIANDGIVNQAAVYAYATHSFETIEQLDRWGVKFEKDETGDYAVKKVHHMGAYVLPMPEGHDIKKVLYRQLKRARVNITNRLVCTRLLTDSEGAVNGVMGFDCRTADFQVIKAKAVILCCGAAGRLGLPSSGYLMGTYENPTNAGDGYAMAYHAGAELANLECFQINPLIKDYNGPACAYVTGPLGGYTANNKGERFIECDYWSGQMMWEFHQELESGNGPVFLKLDHLAEETIQNIEQILHSNERPSRGQFHANRGTDYRSQMVEMHISEIGFCSGHSASGVWVNERAETSVKGLYSAGDMAAVPHNYMLGAFTYGWFAGTNAASFVAGREFSAVDAQQVATEQARIYAPLDREAGLPPAQVEYKLRRFVNDYLQPPKVTRKMEIGLQRFADIERDLDQMKAHNPHELMRAMETSVIRDCAEMAARASLYRAESRWGLYHYRVDHPQRNDADWFCHCHLKKGDDGQMVSFKKPVEPYVIPLDAEELQAYDRLRVGAHAAA; encoded by the coding sequence GTGAGCCGCAAAACCCTGGAACTGGAATACGACATCGTGGTGATCGGCGGCGGCACCGCTGGCCCCATGGCAGCGATCAAGGCCAAGGAGGCCAACCGCGATTTACGCGTTCTGTTGATCGACAAGGCCAACGTCAAGCGCAGCGGCGCCATCAGCATGGGCATGGATGGGCTGAACAACGCGATTATTCCAGGCCACTCCACGCCGGAGCAGTACACCAAGGAAATCACGATCGCCAACGACGGCATCGTCAACCAGGCGGCGGTGTATGCCTACGCGACCCACAGCTTTGAAACCATCGAGCAGTTGGACCGCTGGGGCGTGAAGTTCGAGAAAGACGAAACCGGCGATTATGCGGTGAAAAAAGTCCATCACATGGGCGCTTACGTGCTGCCGATGCCTGAAGGGCACGACATCAAGAAGGTACTGTATCGCCAGCTCAAGCGGGCGCGGGTCAACATCACCAACCGGCTGGTCTGCACCCGTTTGCTGACCGACAGCGAAGGCGCAGTAAACGGCGTGATGGGGTTTGACTGCCGTACGGCCGATTTCCAGGTGATCAAGGCCAAGGCGGTCATCCTGTGCTGCGGCGCGGCCGGCCGCCTGGGCTTGCCGTCGTCGGGTTACCTGATGGGCACCTATGAAAACCCGACCAACGCCGGCGACGGCTACGCCATGGCCTACCATGCTGGCGCCGAGCTGGCGAACCTGGAGTGCTTCCAGATCAACCCGCTGATCAAGGACTACAACGGTCCGGCCTGCGCTTATGTCACCGGGCCCTTGGGTGGCTACACCGCCAACAACAAGGGTGAACGCTTCATCGAATGCGACTACTGGAGCGGGCAGATGATGTGGGAGTTCCACCAGGAGCTCGAAAGCGGCAACGGCCCGGTGTTTCTCAAGCTCGATCACCTGGCCGAGGAAACCATTCAGAACATCGAACAGATCCTGCACAGCAACGAGCGTCCCAGCCGGGGTCAGTTTCACGCCAACCGGGGCACTGACTACCGCAGCCAGATGGTCGAGATGCATATCTCCGAGATCGGCTTTTGCAGCGGGCACTCGGCGTCGGGAGTGTGGGTCAACGAGCGCGCCGAGACGTCGGTCAAGGGCCTGTATTCGGCGGGCGACATGGCGGCCGTGCCCCACAACTACATGCTCGGTGCGTTCACCTATGGCTGGTTCGCCGGCACCAACGCTGCAAGCTTTGTGGCCGGGCGCGAATTCAGCGCAGTGGATGCCCAGCAAGTAGCCACCGAGCAGGCACGGATCTACGCGCCGCTGGACCGCGAAGCCGGCCTGCCGCCAGCCCAGGTCGAGTACAAGCTGCGGCGTTTCGTCAACGATTACCTGCAACCGCCCAAGGTCACCCGCAAGATGGAAATCGGCTTGCAACGCTTTGCCGATATCGAGCGCGACCTGGACCAGATGAAGGCACACAACCCCCATGAATTGATGCGCGCGATGGAAACCAGCGTGATTCGCGATTGCGCCGAAATGGCCGCTCGCGCCTCGCTGTACCGCGCCGAAAGCCGCTGGGGCCTGTACCACTACCGGGTCGACCACCCGCAACGCAACGACGCCGACTGGTTCTGCCATTGCCACCTGAAAAAGGGCGACGACGGGCAGATGGTCAGCTTCAAGAAACCCGTCGAGCCGTATGTAATTCCGTTGGATGCCGAAGAGCTGCAGGCCTACGACCGCCTGCGGGTCGGCGCCCACGCGGCTGCCTGA
- a CDS encoding sigma-70 family RNA polymerase sigma factor, with protein sequence MGVSQPLGYPLIGQMFQKDYQWLCSSVRRTLGCHHSAQDIASETFLRVLSLPDPAAIREPRALLTTIARRLVYEGWRRQDLERAYLESLAHAPVPVHPSPEERALVIEALLAVDRLLDGLSAKAKAAFLYHQLDGLTYSQIGERLQVSTSRVQQYMADAFKRCYLVMAQP encoded by the coding sequence ATGGGTGTCAGTCAGCCCCTCGGTTACCCATTGATTGGGCAGATGTTCCAAAAGGATTACCAGTGGTTGTGCAGTTCAGTCAGGCGAACCTTGGGATGTCATCACAGCGCGCAGGACATTGCCTCGGAAACCTTCCTGCGGGTGTTGTCGCTTCCGGACCCCGCCGCTATTCGCGAACCTCGCGCGCTGTTGACCACCATCGCCCGGCGCCTGGTCTACGAAGGCTGGCGTCGGCAGGACCTGGAACGTGCCTACCTTGAAAGCCTGGCCCATGCGCCCGTGCCGGTGCACCCGTCACCCGAAGAGCGGGCGTTGGTAATCGAGGCTTTGCTGGCCGTGGATCGCCTGCTGGACGGGCTGTCTGCCAAAGCCAAGGCCGCGTTTCTTTACCATCAACTGGACGGTCTGACCTACAGCCAGATCGGCGAGCGCTTGCAGGTCTCCACCAGCCGTGTACAGCAATACATGGCCGATGCCTTCAAGCGCTGCTACCTGGTGATGGCCCAGCCATGA
- a CDS encoding 4Fe-4S dicluster domain-containing protein has product MAYQPQEIFFRSNAPVTVDEDKCIAEKGCTVCVDVCPMDLLAINPATQKAYMAFDECWYCMPCEKDCPTGAVKVEIPYLLR; this is encoded by the coding sequence ATGGCCTATCAGCCCCAGGAAATATTCTTCCGCTCCAACGCCCCGGTGACGGTGGATGAAGACAAGTGCATCGCCGAAAAAGGCTGCACGGTCTGTGTCGACGTGTGCCCGATGGACCTGTTGGCGATCAATCCGGCAACGCAGAAGGCGTATATGGCGTTCGATGAATGCTGGTACTGCATGCCCTGTGAAAAAGATTGCCCCACCGGCGCAGTCAAGGTCGAGATCCCGTACCTGCTGCGCTGA
- a CDS encoding GntR family transcriptional regulator, protein MNESTVALSPLSSVPLHAQLRDLLRSRILDGEYAPNTQMPSESELGARFKVSRITVRQALGDLQKEGLIYKIHGKGTFVFKPKAYQNVSTLQGLGESMTERGYEVINRLRSYRFVPADKLVAERLGVEEGTTVTQIKRVRLINREPVSLEITYLSQALGERLENADLVTRDIFLILENDCGLQLGHADVAIDAVLADSELTQALNVEAGSPIMRIERLTHTADGQPVDFEHLYYRGDAFQYRLRIDRQRGSRP, encoded by the coding sequence ATGAACGAATCAACCGTCGCCTTATCTCCTCTGTCCAGCGTTCCGCTGCATGCCCAACTGCGGGATTTGCTGCGCAGCCGCATCCTCGATGGTGAATACGCGCCGAATACCCAGATGCCTTCCGAAAGCGAGCTGGGAGCGCGCTTCAAAGTCAGCCGCATCACCGTGCGTCAGGCCCTGGGTGATCTGCAAAAGGAAGGCCTGATCTACAAGATCCACGGCAAAGGCACCTTCGTTTTCAAGCCCAAGGCTTATCAGAACGTCAGCACCCTGCAAGGGTTGGGCGAGTCCATGACCGAGCGCGGCTATGAAGTGATCAACCGTCTGCGCAGCTACCGCTTTGTGCCCGCTGACAAGTTGGTGGCCGAGCGCCTGGGCGTGGAGGAGGGCACCACTGTCACGCAGATCAAGCGCGTACGGCTGATCAACCGCGAGCCGGTGTCGCTGGAAATCACCTACCTCAGCCAGGCCCTGGGCGAACGCCTGGAAAACGCCGACCTGGTGACCCGCGACATCTTTCTGATCCTGGAGAACGACTGCGGCCTGCAACTGGGTCACGCCGACGTGGCGATTGACGCGGTGCTCGCCGACAGCGAACTGACCCAGGCGCTGAACGTGGAGGCGGGTTCGCCGATCATGCGCATCGAGCGCCTGACCCACACCGCCGACGGACAGCCGGTGGACTTTGAACACCTGTATTACCGCGGCGATGCGTTTCAGTACCGCCTGCGCATCGACCGTCAGCGAGGTAGCCGCCCGTGA
- a CDS encoding ABC transporter substrate-binding protein — MLLRATLAGLVLASLSLSAQAQTIRVAIGTQDTTINCAAGGLLIRELGLLDKYLPHDGKYKDATYDVQWKNFTSGAPLTNEMVAGKLDFGAMADFPGAFNGVAFEAAGKHSLFISVLSGNIKGSGNGIVVPIASSAQSLADLKGKTISVPFASTAHGMLLRAVAAQGWDPLKDVNIIAQAPEVAGSALQANKIDAHADFVPFGELFPNRGFARKIYDGSQSDTPTFHGALVDQRYAKQYPEVVIAYLRASIEANQLLAAEPEKYSELIEKVTGVEAEVNYLFHGPLGVQTRDLSWKPEYRQAVGTAIDTLKLLKKADRGLDLNTFIDDQYIRAAFKASGLDYEAQLGNYTQSPLKANDALTGKPITDWKHVAQIWVKGEPKVRDYASAEAAFTALDSLNKQGKAVRAVYAQAQDSGIKLLASQAWFASNQQGQLSAFLLKGQAQQFAQAQGGKVFNFTDAGAQAVAGR; from the coding sequence ATGTTATTGCGCGCAACCTTGGCCGGCCTGGTGCTGGCTTCCTTGAGCCTGTCGGCTCAGGCCCAAACGATCCGGGTAGCCATCGGCACCCAGGACACCACCATCAACTGTGCGGCGGGCGGCTTGCTGATCCGCGAGCTGGGGCTGTTGGACAAGTACCTGCCACACGACGGCAAGTACAAGGACGCTACCTACGACGTGCAGTGGAAAAACTTCACCAGTGGCGCGCCGCTGACCAATGAAATGGTCGCCGGCAAACTGGACTTTGGCGCGATGGCCGACTTCCCCGGCGCCTTCAATGGCGTTGCGTTCGAAGCGGCGGGTAAGCACAGCCTGTTTATCAGCGTGTTGTCGGGCAACATCAAGGGCAGCGGCAACGGCATTGTGGTGCCGATCGCTTCCAGCGCCCAGTCCCTGGCCGACCTGAAAGGCAAGACCATCTCCGTGCCATTCGCCTCGACGGCCCATGGCATGTTGTTGCGCGCTGTTGCGGCCCAGGGGTGGGACCCGCTCAAGGACGTCAACATCATTGCCCAGGCGCCCGAAGTGGCGGGCTCGGCGTTGCAGGCCAACAAGATCGACGCCCATGCCGACTTTGTGCCGTTTGGCGAACTGTTCCCCAACCGGGGTTTCGCCCGCAAAATCTACGACGGCTCGCAATCCGACACCCCGACGTTCCACGGCGCGCTGGTGGACCAGCGTTATGCCAAACAGTACCCGGAAGTGGTCATCGCCTACCTGCGCGCAAGTATCGAGGCCAATCAGTTGCTGGCCGCAGAACCGGAGAAGTACAGCGAGCTGATCGAAAAAGTCACCGGCGTCGAAGCCGAGGTCAACTATCTGTTCCATGGCCCGCTGGGCGTGCAGACCCGCGACCTGAGCTGGAAACCCGAATACCGCCAGGCGGTGGGTACCGCGATCGACACCCTCAAGCTGCTGAAAAAGGCCGACCGTGGCCTGGACCTCAATACCTTTATCGATGACCAGTACATCCGTGCCGCGTTCAAGGCATCTGGACTGGACTATGAGGCGCAATTGGGCAATTACACCCAATCCCCGCTGAAGGCCAACGATGCCCTGACCGGCAAACCGATCACCGACTGGAAGCATGTGGCGCAAATCTGGGTCAAGGGCGAGCCCAAGGTGCGCGATTACGCATCGGCCGAGGCGGCGTTCACCGCCCTGGACAGTCTGAACAAACAAGGCAAAGCGGTGCGCGCGGTCTATGCCCAGGCCCAGGACAGCGGCATCAAGCTGTTGGCCAGCCAGGCGTGGTTTGCGAGCAATCAGCAAGGCCAACTCAGCGCGTTCCTGCTCAAGGGGCAGGCGCAGCAGTTCGCCCAGGCTCAGGGCGGCAAGGTGTTCAACTTTACCGACGCCGGCGCGCAGGCCGTTGCCGGTCGCTGA